Below is a genomic region from Granulicella sibirica.
ATATCCAGTGGATGGACCCCAAGCTCATCGCGGAGCATCCGCTGTGGTTCCGGCACAACCAGGATGGGAGCCTGCAGTCTTCCGCGCCGGATATCGCGTTCACGTGCCAGTTCGGTGGGCACTTCAGCGAGCAGCAGCCTGCGATTATTCGCGAATTGAATGCCAACTACGACATCGACGGCCTTTACATGAACGGGTGGCCCACGATGCAGGTTTGCTACTGCGATAACTGCAGGAAGATCGGCGATCCTCACTCGGCGGAGTACAAAGCTGCGCTGATGGCAAGTGCTGGGGACCTCATCAACCTTTACAAGAGCGTCGTGATGGAGAAGAGCCCACATAACTTCTATAGCTGCAATCTTGGCGGCGGCCTGAAGGAGTCGGGGCTTGATCAGTGGAAGCTTACGCGAGAGGCGCTCTGGTATACGGCCGATAATCAGTCCCGTGCGAGCGTGATCGCGCCTGTGTGGCAGGATGCGCAGCAAGTGAAGTTTGCGCTTGCGCTGATGGGCGATCGGCCGGTAGCCGCAGTCTCGGCGAGTTATGCGCGGGCGGGTGCGATTAGTTGGCGGAATGTCACGGATACCTCAGTGGAGCCGGAGTGCCGCATGGCGCAGACGGCAGCCGCTGGCGGAGTCGTCTGGTATCACTGGCTGGGGCTTGAACAGGGCTTCCAGGAAGACCGCCGCTGGCAGAACCCGGGGCGCGACTTTCTTGCGTGGCACGCGAAGCATGACAAGCACTTTCACAATGTGAGGTCCCTTGCCCGTATCGCTATCGTTGTCGCACCCAAGTCGATGACCGTGTATGAGGCCCCCACCAAAGAGGATAAGACCGACTCGATCGAGGGGATGTACTCGGTGCTCGTCGAGGCGCGCATTCCCTTCGACTTCCTGCATGAAGAGGATCTCACGGTCGAGCACATGCAGCGGTATGCTGCGCTCATTCTGCCGAACGTTGCGTTGCTGAGCAATGCACAGTGCAAGGCGCTGGAAGCGTATGCGGATGGAGGGGGATCGCTGCTGGCTACCTTCGAGACGAGCCTCTATGACGAGACGGGAACGCCTCGCGACGATTTTGCGCTTGGTGAGTTGTTTGGCATCAAGAAGGTTGGAAGCCGACAGCGCTCCGAGCCCAAGTCCGCTGAGTCGATGACTTCGGTTCATCTTCAGTCCGTCAAGAAGAGGAATGCGCTTACGGCCGGCTTTGAAGATACGGAGTGGATAGCCGGGCCTGTGTGGAGTATTCCGCTGGCACCTGTCGCCGACCCGGTGATGACGACGATTCATCCCTATCCGGTGTATCCGCCTGAGGCGGTTTACACACGGCAGCCGCCTTCGGATTCGCCATCGATTGTTGCGCGGGAAAAGGGGCGGGCGCGGCTCGTTTATCTGGCCGGGGATATGGACGCGAGCTACTGGAGGCTGGACAATGTCGACCTTGGACGTCAGCTTACCAACGCGATTCGATGGGTTCTGCGGGATGAGCCTGGGACCGAGGTTGTGGGACAGGGGCTGATGGAGGTGTGTGCCTGGGAGACTGAGTCCGGCTTCGCGATCCACCTGCTGAATTACAACGGACCGAATGCCTTTCGTGGACGCATGCGTACGCCTGTGCCGCTTGGGGCTCAGACGGTGCGCGTGGTGGTGCCACGCGATGTACGGATCAAGACGGCTACGCTGCTTGCCGCGGAGATGCCGGTGAAGTTCCAGCAGCAGGGGCGCACGGTCAGGCTCACCGTGCCTGCCGTGAAGCTTTACGAGGTGGTGGCGCTGGAGGTTTGAGTGGGCAGCAGAACAGAGATGAGCGCAGGCGGTATGGGCGCCCACCTTAGTCGACGATAAGGCTGTCGACGAAGGTGGGGCACACAGGGTCTTGAAGTGCTTAGGGGGTTATTTGAAGTTAGAGGCCCATTTAGATGGGTTGGAGCCCATGGTCAGCTCGAGGGTGGCTCCGTTCATGATGTCGTCGTAGTGGATGACGGGGATGTTCAGGGGCTTGCCGTTGAGCGTGGCGGACTGGATGTAGACGTTCGTCGCGGAGTTATGCGGGGCGCGGACGGTGAAGGTCTTGTCGTTGGCCAGGCGGATGGACATGGCCTCGAACATCGGGCTGCCGATCATGTAGTCGCCTGATGCTGGGTTGACGGGGTAGAAGCCGAAGGCGGTGAAGAGGAACCACGCGGACATCTGGCCGCAGTCGTCGTCGCCGTCGAGGCCGGCGGGGGCGTTAGCGTACTCCTTGTTGGCGATCTCGCGAACCTTGGACTGGGTCTTGAAGGCCTGTCCACTGTAGTCGTAGAGATAGCCATAGTGGTGGCTGGGCTCGTTGCTGTGGACGTTGTGGCCGCCTGCGAAGTGCTGGTCGAGCATGGCGTTGTATTTGTCGGGCCCACCCATAAGATCGACGAGCCCGGGGACATCCTGCATGACGGCCCAGGTATAAACCCACGGGGAGCCTTCGGTGAAGCCGTCATCCGGCTTGGCCCAGGAGCCATCGAGATTCTTGCCTTGCATGAGGCCGGTCTCTTTGTTGAAGAGATTGCGGTAGTTCTGCGAGCGCTTGAGGAAGTAGTTGTAATCGGTCGTCTTGCCGAGGATCTTCGCGACCTGCGCGACACACCAGTCGTCGTAGGCGTCTTCGAGCGTGGAGGAGGCAGCTTCGGCGGTCTTATCGACGGGGATATAGCCGAGCTTCTTATAGTAGGTGAGGCCGGGGCGGGCCTCGTAGGGTGTGTGCTCTTCGCGGTCGCTCCAGAGGCGGGTGGTGTCGCCATCGGGTGGGGTCATGGCGTCCTTGTAGACGGCGTCCCATGCGGTGGCGTAGTCGAAGCCTTTGAAGCCTTTAATCATAGCTTCGGCAACGAGCGAGTCGGCGTGGGTGGCGATCATGATGTTGGTGTAGGAGGGGTTGGGCCACTTGGGCATCCAGCCGCCCTCTTTGTAGTTCTGCAGGAGGGCGGTGATCATGCCGGGGATGCGTTCGGGCGCGAGGAGGGTGAGGAGGCTGTTCTCGGCGCGGAAGGTATCCCAGATGGAGTAGGCGGTATAGGAGTGGCCGTTGTGGATGGTGTCGTCGAAGGCGCTGTAGTAGCGGCCTTGCTCGGAGAAGATTTTCGGATATAGGAGCGCGTGATAGAGGGCGGTGTATACGATGTGGCGCTGGTCGTCGGTGGCGCCTTCGATGTTGACGCGCGCGAGCTTCTCATTCCACGCGGTGTGGAGCTTCTGGCGGACGGCTTCGAAGTTCCAGTCGGGAATCTCGGCTGCGAGGTTGGCGCGGGCCTGGTCGATGCTAATGAAGGATGTGCCTATGCGGACTTCCACTGCTTCGCCTTGCGTCGTACGGAACTCGGCATACGCGCCGCGTTCGGCTTTGCCTGAGAGGCCATAGGTTTCGGCGTGATCGAAGGGCTTGCGGAACTGGACGACGAAGTAGCCCTTGAAATTCGGCAGGGGTATGTTGCCGAGGTGCTTGTCCATCCGATCCGGGTTATAGCCGGTGATCTCGTGGTTGGCCGCGTTAACTTCGGCGTGGCCCTCGATGCCGGGCCGGGAGGCTTCGACTAGTACGCGTGAGGCGTTTCCCGCTGGGAAGGTGAAGCGCATCAGGGCGCAACGCTCGGTCGCGGTGATCTCGGTGCGGACTCGCTCGCCCGTGGCGTCGGTGGTCCAGACGGAGTAGAAGTCGGGGTGGGTCTCTTCGTCGTTGTGGATGTAGGTGACGGCGCGGGCGTCGGGTGTGATCTTGAGATCGCCGGTTTGGGGGATGAGAGTGATGTAACCGTAGTCGCCCATCCAGATGGCGGGTTGGTGGGTGCCGATGAAGCCTGTGATTTTGGTGTCTTCGTATTTGTACGAGACGCCGCTGATCTTGTTCTGGCGAGTCTGCGGGGTCCAGGTGGTCATGCCAAAGGGTGGCGTGACGAAGGGCATCATGCCGCCGTAGCCGATGGGCCGCTGCCGGTTCCGATGTAGGGGTTGACCCAGGCGATGGGGTCGGCAAAGCAGGACTGGGATCCCGCCGTAACAAGCGCGAGGATCCCAGTCAGGATGAGGCGAAGTGAAGCAATGAAGCTAGAACGCATAACGCAGGCTGAACTGGAACTGGCGATCTGCGCCGTAGGTTCCGCCCTTCGTTCTGCTCAAGCCGAACGTTCCGGAGGTTGGGCCGGTATCCGGATTGTCGGGGGTTGGGTGGTTGAGGACGTTGAAGCCCTCCCCGCGGAAGACCATCGTCTGGTTGTCATGATTGGGAATGATATGGAACGTCTTGTTGAGGGCAAAGCTGTAGTTCTGGAAGCCAGTGCCGTTGATCTGGTTGCGGGATCCGCGAGGAGCGAACGTACCCGGAAGAGGTTGAGAGAAGGAGGCGGTACTGAACCACGGTGCGGTTCCGGTCTGGCCTGCGAAGTTTTTGTACGTTTGCACGTGAGAGACTTCGCGGTAGAGCTGCGTTCCCGAGCCCGTGCCGACGCCGGCGAAGTCGTTTCCGTTCGATACGTTGAGCGGGGGACCTGTCTGCGCCTGCAAGGTTCCGGAGAACTGCCAGCTACCGAGGGCAATGCGTTCTGCCATGTGGTTGGAGTGGTTGAACTGGTCGATGTTATAGACGAAGTTCGAGACGAAGACGTGACGGATGTTGAAGTCGCTGCGGCCCCAGTAGTTTGACTTATCGAAGGCGTTGGGAAGCTGCGTGCCGTTCGACGAACCGAAGTCGGAGCTGTTCGACCAGGTGTACGCTACGCCAAAGAGCAAGCCCTTGCTCAGACGGCGACGGAGATTCATCTGCAACGCGTTGTAGATGGAAGCGCCGCCATTGGTCGCCTGGTTGATGTTCGAGAAGCCCTTGTACGGACGGAGGGCATCGGTGGCAACACCCTGGCTTGAGGGCAGAAGCGTCGTACCGATCGGCAACTGGTTGACGTTAATCAGCTCCTCAAGGTGAATTCCGCGACGGCCGGCATAGGACATGGAGAAGACGCCGAGTGCCGGAAACTCCTGCTCCACGGTGAGGTTCCAGTTGTACGACTCAGGGCTCGGATAGTTGTAGGCCTGCGACGAGTAGTTGAAGGGGAAGTTGTTGCTTCCGACACCACCCGGGGCGTTGGCCTGTCCGAGGCTGACGGTGGATGACGGCTGGAACGGTGCATTGCCACCGGTGAAGACGTTATCCGTGATGCCGAGACGCTGGACATATCGTCCGCCGCCTCCGCGAATCACAAGACCCTGACGCGGCTGGTAGGTGATGCCGAAGCGAGGCTGGATATCGGTCTTCACCGTGGGCGAGTAGGCGTTGCTGAAGCCGCGGAAGAGACCCTGGAAACCGGCGAGGATAGCCGGATCCACATGGCCTGCCGCGCTCGACGGGAAGCCGCTGCCGGGGATGACGACGCCGTTGTAGCGATCGCCGCCAGTCACGACGTCCGTAGCAGGGTTGACCGTGACCGCGTTCGCCGGGTTATAGGACGCCGGGTTGAAGACAGACTGATTGCCCCAAATCGCGTAGTAGGGGTTGTAGAAGCTGTAACGAGCACCGGCCTCGATGACAAGCTGCGGCGTGGCGCGCCACTGATCCTGCAGGAAGCCCTCGTACATGGTGCTGCGATAGAGCGTGTAGGAGCGCTGCCCGATCTCTCCATAGGTGTCGAAGAGACCTTCCGCGGCGTTGGCGACGCCGATCTTGGTGGTAGTGCCGCCTGCGCGCTGGTCGGTGAAGGTGAACTTACCATTCTGGTTGTTGGTCGATCCGGGGGTGTTCGACACGGTGATCTGGTCGAAGTTGTTTTCCCCGCCGTACTCGAAGTTGAAGCCAATCTTGACGGTGTGATTACCCCAGACCTTGGTGACGTTGTCGGCGAAGTTATACACCACGCCGCCCGAGTGCGACGGGTACGGACCGCCATCGAGAAGAGTGAAGTTCGGAAGGCTGATGGTGGGGATCTTGTTGGGAATGGTCTTCGTCGCCGCAGAGTAGAGGAAGGGATAGTTGATCCCGTACTTCGTACGATCGTAGAGACCGCTTGAGGTATCGATGCCAATCGTCACGTGATCCGCGGCAGCGGACACGATCAGCTCGTTCACCATGGTGGGAGAGATCGTCCAAGCATAGTGAACGACGGCGACCTGATTCGGACGGTCGAAGATGCGGGGGTTGCGATTGAAGTTTCCGTAGTGCGGTGAGTAGTCGTGGTAGTTGTAGTTCAGCAGCGAGAAACGAAGGTGATGGGCCTCGAAGGGGATGTAGTCCATCACGATCGTGTCCTTGCGCTGCGTCTGCATCTCCGTCGCCGCATCCACCCAGTTATATGTGGTCGCCGACGCATTCGGAGCCGGGAAGGCGTTTAGCAGCGCGAGACCATTTGCGCTGAGATCGCTGGACGGAATCACATTGCCGGCATACGCAGCCCCCGTGGTGGGGCTGTAGATCTGGTTGACGCCTCCGTAGAAGATGTTCGGACTCAGCAATTCGCTGAAATTACCGGTGCGCATCAATGCGGTCGGAACCTTTTGAAAGACCGTGTCGTCGTTGTTGTATCTCAGGTACTCCTGGCCAAGCAGGAAGAAGAGCTTGCTCTTATCCTTGTTGAACACTTTAGGGATGTAGACAGGGCCGTTGAGATTCCAGCCGTACTGGTTGTAGCGGAATCCTGGCGGCTTATTCCGGATGGCCGCGCTGTTCGAGGGAAGCTTGCGCTGCCATGTATTCGCATTCAGGATCGTGTTGCGGAAGAACTCATACGCGGCTCCGTGAAAGGTGTTCGTACCGCTCTTGGGGACGATGCGGACCTGGCCGCCATCGGTGCGGCCATACTCTGCCTGGTAGCTGTTGGTGAGGATCTGTACCTGCGAGGTGGAGTCGACGTCCGCGACACCAACGCTTGTGCCGTTGGAGCGGGTGCGTACCGCAGGAGCACCGTCGATCGTGATGAGGCTCTCCTGGCTTCGCGCTCCGCCAATGTTGACGCCGTTATCGAGACCGAAGGCGAAGGACGCCATCGAGGCGTTACGCGTGACGCCGGGCTCGAGCTGCGAGAGATAGAGCGGGTTGCGGCCGTTGAGCTGAATGCTCTTGACCTGCTCCTGAGTGACGAGCTGGCCGACGACAGCACTCTCCGTCTGCACGCTGTTGGCGCCGGCTTCAACTGTGACGGTCGAGGTCGATTCGCCCACCTTCATGGCGACATCGATGTGGCGGCCGATGCTCGGGTCGACGTTCACGTTGTTGAGCGTAACGCTCTGGAAACCGGCCGCCTCGACCTTCACGGTGTAGTTCCCAGCCGTGACGTTCGGCAGGGTGAAGTTGCCGCTTTCATTTGTGCTCGCGGTGACCTCGCTTCCGGTAGCGTTGTTGCGAACGGTAACTTTCGCGTTGGGCAGCAAGGCCCCCGATGCGTCCGAAATGCCGCCCGAGAGCGAGGAACTATCCGACTGCCCATATGCGCTCCATACAGGCGGCGCCGCCAGGCTGATGAGGAAGAGTGATGCGAGTACTCGTGACTTGATGCGCACGTGAAACCTCCAAGGGTTGCGTTGAGACTGAAGCGGTTTCTTGCTTAGTTACCGCTTTCGTAGACATTGTTTGAGCGACCCGTTGTAGTGGACCGCAAGTGGGAGTGTCAACTGCTTTTTCGCGTATCGGGGGAGAGTCTGTTGATAACGGTCCCAGAAGTCAGACCACAGCGACGACGCGGGGGCAGGTGCGGAGCTTATGGAGGTTCGCAAGCGTCGTTTCCTGTTCGCGAGCGCCCCGAGCTTTTGTACCGAAAGACAGCGGTGTCGCGGGTTGGAGCGTCACGAGTGGCGGGCAGATGAGAAAACGTTCTCCGAAGGTAACCTCCTCCAAAAGTCGGACACATTGGTCGGACCACCTGTATCTTGAAGAAATCGTGAAAGATTCACCGTCGCCCTCGGATTAGTGCTTTTTCGCGGCCCGTTCCGGAGGTTACCTCACCGTGCGCGGCGGCCCTTGGAGACATGGCCCGGAGCCGTAAAGCGACGTCTACCGCTCTCGGATTTTGCGGCTCGATGCTCCGCGGATCTCAGCGCGACAGGCATTACGATGGGTACGTCGACGCATGGCTGCACAGGGACGCATCACGGGCGGAACGACGCGTGAAAAGGAGAACGAAATCAAAGCTCGCAGCCTCAAGGCGCACCAGGCGATCACCCTCTCGCTCCTCTTTCTAGCTGGGATCGTGAATTTTCTCGACCGGGCATCGCTCTCGGTGGCGAACACGACCATACGCGCCGAGATGCACTTGAACGGTACGCAGATAGGCCTTCTCCTCTCCGCGTTCTCGCTTGCGTACGGGTTTGCACAACTGCCGCTGATTGGCCTGCTTGATCGTGCGGGGATGCGTTCGATCCTCGGTGGCGGCCTTCTGCTCTGGTCGTCGGCGCAGATGCTGACTGGCCTCATTCGCGGGTTGCCCGCATTTCTGTTCTTGCGGGTTATGCTCGGCGTGGGCGAGGCTCCCTTCTATCCGTGCGGAGTCCGGAGTATGCGCGAGTGGTTCACAGCGGAGAGCCGGGGCCGCGCCACCGCGATCATGAGCAGCTCGCAAACGATTGGCCTCGCGGTCGCGCCGCCTGTGTTGACCTACATGATGCTCCGGCTTGGGTGGCGAACGATGTTCATCGTGCTTGGGCTGTGTGGCGTCGCGGTGGCGCTCGGTTGGATTGTGTTGCATCGTCCGCGCCGCGCCACGATCTTTCGTGAAGCTGAGGATGGCACCGTACACGAGAGTGCCTGGAGGGTGCTGTTGCGACAGCGCATGGTCCACGGGATGATGCTTGGCTTTGGCGGCATCAACTACACCAACTGGCTCTACACGGCGTGGCTGCCTGGTTATCTCCAGAGCGAGCGCCATCTCTCCCTCGCTCGCAGCGGATGGGTTGCGGCAATTCCCTTTCTATCGGGAGGCGTCGGCATGTTGACGAGCGGTATCGTCGCCGACCGGTTCGCACGCGCGGGCACGCCTCTGCCGACGGTGCATCGCAGGAATCTCGTCATCGGCATGGTGCTCTCGGCCGCGAGCACGCTCGTGGTGGCGCATAGCCATACGACAATGGGGGCAGTCGCCGGCATCAGCTTCGCGCTCTTCTGTATTCACTTCGCGGGCACATCCGGATGGGGCTATACGCAGGCCGTCAGCCCCGGACATCTTGTGGCCTCGCTCAGCGCGTTGCAGAACTTTGCCGCTTTCATGATCGCTTCGGCGGCTCCTGTGGTGACCGGGATGATCCTCGATCGGACACAGTCGTTCAGTCTGGCACTCAGCCTTTGCAGCGCGGTAACGCTGCTTGGAGCATTGAGCTATGCAACGCTTGCCGCGCCAAAGCCTATGACGTCGAGCGTTGCGGCGGCTCCGGTGTAGACGAGTTACAACCATGCATCGCCGGATTCGCCGCAGGCGGTCAACAACACACAGAGGTGAGATAAGTGAATCGACGTGAACTTCTGCAAGGCGGTGCGGCCGCGGTGTCCGCTTTCCTTCCTGCACCACAAAGAGCTACGACCGGAAACCTGAGCGGCATATCAATCGATGTGCTTCGCGTTCCAGACCTGGTGCGTATCTTCACTGGTACCACGGCTGACACCACGAGCGTTCTGCAAGCGCGTGGCGGCAGGTGGTCCGGTAGTGGTGTGGATCTTACTTACAACGTTGAGCAGGGGCGAGGTGTGCTGACGCTCGATGCCCAGGGTGTCCGGCTTAGACGTGTTCACCTGCGTTGGAACGGCACGATCAGCGAGAGGCTCACCGTGCTTGGGGATGCGTGGGAGCGGAGCTATGGGGATCTTGCGTGGCTTCCGATGCAGGCCGAACGGGTTCTCCCTTGGTACTGTCTTGTGCAGGATGGGGCGGAGACCCACGGCTTCGGGGTCGAGACGGGTGCTTCTGCTTTTGCATTCTGGCAGGTGGATACGAACGGGATCTCCCTATGGCTCGATACGCGAAACGGCGGCAACGGCGTTGCGCTTAAGGCTCGTTCGCTTGTCTTGGCGACGGTTGTAACGATGCAGAGCCTACCCGGAGCGAATGCTCACCAGACGGCGCAGGCTTTGTGTCGCCGAATGGCGCCGAAGGTGGTGCTTCCAAAGAAGCGTGGAAAGTATTCGCTGGGCGCGCTGTATGGGAGTAACGACTGGTACTACGCTTATGGGAAGAACAGCCCGGAGGGTATTCTCCGGGATGCCGAAGTCATTCGCGAGGTGGCTCCTTCAGGTGCGGCGCGTCCGTTTACCGTGATCGACGATGGGTATCAGGATCCCAAACGCTTTCCCGGCATGCAGAGGCTTGCGGAGGATATTCGCCGGCGCGAGGTTAATCCAGGGATATGGGTTCGGCCGTTGCGCGCTCCTTCCACGGCGGCATCGTCCTGGCTTCTTCCGGGGAGCCGGTTCGGGCGTCACCAGGAGAGGGCGAAGGAGTTGGCCTATGACCCTACCGTGCCGGATGCTCGCCGTGCCGCGCTGGACGTCGTACGTGAGGCAGGGGCCTGGGGATACGATCTCATCAAGCATGACTTCACTACCTACGAGTTGCTCGGCCAGTGGGGGAACGAGATGGGCCCCTCCCCCACGGTTGACGGGTGGAGCTTTCATGACGAGACGAAGACGAACGCGGAGATTATTCGCGAGTTCTATCGAGACATTCGCACGGCTGCGGGAGAAGACCGCATCGTGATCGGATGCAACACAGTGGGCCACTTATCTGCTGGTCTTTTCGACGCGCAACGAACGGGCGATGACGTCAGCGGGAGGACGTGGGAGCGGACGCGGCGCATGGGAGTCAACACGCTTGCGTTCCGTCTCCCGCAGCATGGCATCTTCTTTGCCATCGATGCCGACTGTATTCCGATTACGAAAGACATTCCCTGGAACCTGACCGAGCAGTGGCTGCGCGTCGTGGCGGCGACGGGTTCCGTGCTTCTGATCTCGCCTGAGCCAGGTACGGTTGGGCCGGAACAGAAAAGGGCGATTCGGGAGGCCTTTGCGCAATGCGCTGCGCAACAGACACATAGCGAGCCTGCGGATTGGCAGGCATCGCGTACGCCGACGGATTGGACGAGCGGTTCCGACCACAAACGCTATGACTGGCTCACGGAAGAAGGAGCGAGCCCCTTCCCGGCCTAGCGCTCCGGATGCAGATGCATGGTGAGGAACTGGATGTAGACGTCCAGGTCCGTGGGCACCATGCCGTGTCCGCCGGAGTGCATGGAGTAGGCAAGATCGTGCAGGATCGGCTGCCCGGCTGCAGGCCACACGTCGGTATCGAGAGGATCTTTTCCGAGTAGCTTGTAGACTGGGCCAGCCGCGACGGCTGAGAGAAACTCACCCTTGGGATCGGACCAGAAGTCTGTGTCGCCCGTCTGCAAGAGCAGGGGCCTCGGAGCAATCAACGCTACGAGCAAATTGGCGTCCATTGGCGCTGTGTCTGGGAAGCCGCCGTATTTCTGGTAATCCGCCGCGAACTGGTAGGGAAAGCGCCCGGGCGCGACGAGGTGAGCGACGGTTTCGCCGTAGTCCCGATGGCTGAGCGCTGCGCCACCCTCGCCGGAGCAGCTTGCGATAACGGCGGCGAAGCGCTGATCGTGCGCCCCGGCCCACATGACCGTCTTACCCAGGCGCGATACGCCGTGGATCGCGACCCGCTTCGCATCGATTCCCTTATCGGTCTCGAAGTAGTCCTCGACGCGGCTCATGCCCCATGCCCATGCGGAGACCGCACCCCACTCGTCGGGTGCGGGTGCCGTCTGTCCAGGCTTGAGATACCGGGCGCGGATGCCGTTCGAGAATCCCGAGGCATAGTCGGGGTCGACGTCACCGTAGTAGAACGTGGCGAAGCCGAAGCCGGCGGCGAGTAGAGGCTCAACATCGACCCTTCCAAAGCCCTTACCCTTCGGCGCTGGGACTCTAGTGTTCGTCTTCGGATCCCATATCTCGGACGGCCTGATTCCCGGGTCATCTGCTGCGTTCGAAACGGCACCGAAGTTGATGCTCAGCAGCATAGGCACCGGCTTCTTTGCTGCCGCAGGCAGGTAGACGAGGAGGTTGATTTTCGGACCGCTGTGATCTTTCGTCAGGTAGATCATCACCTGTTTGCGGATAGCCTTGCCGCTAAGCGCGGGCGTGCCTTTATCGAAGATATCGAAGCTCTCATCGGCGGGACGACCGGGTGCGCGACCGTACTGCTGCGTCTCGAAGATCTCGACAATCTCGGGCCTGCGTTTCGTGGTCCAGGTCTTCGCGTCACGCACAGGCTTGCCGTCGTTGAGCTTGAGGGGATCGGGAAGCGTGTAGGTCCCCGTCTTCGACTCGTCGTAGTTCACCGGGATTCCCGCGACCGTCGACGGCAGCGCTTGCGCGGCGGCAGGCGCCTGGGCAGCGGCGAGCACGGGAGACGAAAGTGTCAGGGCAAAGCACACACCACATAGCAACCGCATGTCTGGTTGAACCTCGCTCGAAAAACTCAAAAGAAAGCAAGCGAACCCTAACGTTCTGGTCTGACCTCTGTCAAGATGCGCTACTTCGGGTGGTTGACCGGAGACATTTCGCCACCGCTCTTTGTGCCAGGCTCGAACAGCGCATCCTTGCATCCGGCGGGTGCGTTCACGGGGTTGCAGCGTGCGGGGACGCCCCCAGGAAGGCCGACGGTGTATCCACTCCACGGCGCGGGCTCGGACAGCGGGAAATCAGTGCTCATGATCTGAACGCCGCTTGCCAGCAGAGCATCGCGCCGCGTGGTGTCGTTATCGCGGCCTGCGTCGGTGTTGTAGTCGACGCGCGTTCGCACGAGATAGCCGCTCTTGACAAGAGGATTGATCACCTCGGGCGTTCCGCGATCGCGCTCGATGAATGCTGCTTCCGGTTGGCCGGGGTCGGAGTTGGTGAAAAGTACGCGGTCATGCAGACCGGCGTGACCAGCGAGGTAAGCGGGAGCGGACTTCTTGATGTAGAGGAGAAACATGACCTTGCCGCGAGACTTCTGGAGCGTCGGCCACTTGCCCGCGAGGACAGCGGCTTCAAGGGTGGGGTAGCTCCCGCGCACCTGGTCGGGCGTGATGATCTCCTTTTCCCGGAAGACGGAGCGGATCTCGCGGTCAAGCGAATCCCATGTGTCGGCTGTCCATGGCTCGGCCTCGACCGCGCCGGGAAGCTGGCTGATCTTGCCCTGCTTATCCTCGATCAGGATGAAGAGCGGCACGTGGTGCGGGTGCTGCTTCGACCAGCCGCGAATGTCCTGCAGGCACTGCACGAATCGCTGGCAACTGCTGCGCTCGTTCAGGTCGCCGAGATGCACGACCTTGA
It encodes:
- a CDS encoding MFS transporter, whose translation is MAAQGRITGGTTREKENEIKARSLKAHQAITLSLLFLAGIVNFLDRASLSVANTTIRAEMHLNGTQIGLLLSAFSLAYGFAQLPLIGLLDRAGMRSILGGGLLLWSSAQMLTGLIRGLPAFLFLRVMLGVGEAPFYPCGVRSMREWFTAESRGRATAIMSSSQTIGLAVAPPVLTYMMLRLGWRTMFIVLGLCGVAVALGWIVLHRPRRATIFREAEDGTVHESAWRVLLRQRMVHGMMLGFGGINYTNWLYTAWLPGYLQSERHLSLARSGWVAAIPFLSGGVGMLTSGIVADRFARAGTPLPTVHRRNLVIGMVLSAASTLVVAHSHTTMGAVAGISFALFCIHFAGTSGWGYTQAVSPGHLVASLSALQNFAAFMIASAAPVVTGMILDRTQSFSLALSLCSAVTLLGALSYATLAAPKPMTSSVAAAPV
- a CDS encoding alpha/beta hydrolase family protein, with translation MRLLCGVCFALTLSSPVLAAAQAPAAAQALPSTVAGIPVNYDESKTGTYTLPDPLKLNDGKPVRDAKTWTTKRRPEIVEIFETQQYGRAPGRPADESFDIFDKGTPALSGKAIRKQVMIYLTKDHSGPKINLLVYLPAAAKKPVPMLLSINFGAVSNAADDPGIRPSEIWDPKTNTRVPAPKGKGFGRVDVEPLLAAGFGFATFYYGDVDPDYASGFSNGIRARYLKPGQTAPAPDEWGAVSAWAWGMSRVEDYFETDKGIDAKRVAIHGVSRLGKTVMWAGAHDQRFAAVIASCSGEGGAALSHRDYGETVAHLVAPGRFPYQFAADYQKYGGFPDTAPMDANLLVALIAPRPLLLQTGDTDFWSDPKGEFLSAVAAGPVYKLLGKDPLDTDVWPAAGQPILHDLAYSMHSGGHGMVPTDLDVYIQFLTMHLHPER
- a CDS encoding phosphatidylinositol-specific phospholipase C1-like protein, with translation MNRVFASLALALLPAASSVAIAQSSSAQDKIVHLNEIQVVGTHNSYNTGFAPSEAKYFSSHYAKAYRGLEYHHRSLADQLSGGARQLELDLVPDPKGGRFAHPKIVELTKEEGLPADADFDPTHEMDKPGFKVVHLGDLNERSSCQRFVQCLQDIRGWSKQHPHHVPLFILIEDKQGKISQLPGAVEAEPWTADTWDSLDREIRSVFREKEIITPDQVRGSYPTLEAAVLAGKWPTLQKSRGKVMFLLYIKKSAPAYLAGHAGLHDRVLFTNSDPGQPEAAFIERDRGTPEVINPLVKSGYLVRTRVDYNTDAGRDNDTTRRDALLASGVQIMSTDFPLSEPAPWSGYTVGLPGGVPARCNPVNAPAGCKDALFEPGTKSGGEMSPVNHPK